From Falco biarmicus isolate bFalBia1 chromosome 18, bFalBia1.pri, whole genome shotgun sequence, one genomic window encodes:
- the LZTS1 gene encoding leucine zipper putative tumor suppressor 1 yields the protein MGSVSSLISGHSFHSKHCRASQYKLRKSSHLKKLNRYSDGLLRFGFSQDSSHKSSSKSSKNEDFFYIKVSQKSHGSHRADYTALASGELGSQAGTSSMDFGTPTPQKLMPFPSQLEVGAEKPAARPTAFKPVLPRSGAILHSSPENGGHLSQQLHAPDKAKEQELKPVLCSGGLSDSGRNSMSSLPTHSTSSSYQLDPLVTPMGPISRFGGSAHNILQCAIIQDSNMMSLKAMSFSDGGNKILNPGKAPHHHAAEKTTCIRSPISTDESTIQELEQKLLEREGELQELQSSFEEKEVSSCQAYEEKQRRCKEELEGLKQKCNSKLKQTSQKTQRTQQVLHLQVFQLQQEKQQLREELENLMKEQNLLETKLRSYEKEKTSFAPALEETQWEVCQKSGEISLLKQQLKESQTELNTKTTEILSLKAQLKEVRVKMEGLEMKTQDLEGSLRTKAMELEVCENELQRKKNESELLREKVNLLEQEIVDLRTELAILKEQLSEAREVARPCAVVDDAQALQGEVERLRAELKAERDNNEQMTSGFQHERQTWKEEKEKVIHYQKQLQQSYLHMYKRNQNLEKMLQQLAAGEDGKEPIELDIPGADVPYEDIIATEI from the exons ATGGGCAGCGTCAGTAGCCTCATCTCCGGCCACAGCTTCCACAGCAAGCACTGCCGAGCCTCCCAGTACAAGCTCCGCAAGTCATCCCACCTGAAAAAGCTCAACAGGTACTCAGACGGGCTGCTCCGCTTTGGCTTCTCCCAGGACTCCAGCCACAAGTCCAGctccaaaagcagcaagaatGAGGACTTCTTTTACATCAAGGTCAGCCAGAAATCTCACGGCTCCCACCGAGCAGACTATACCGCGCTTGCCAGCGGGGAGCTGGGCAGCCAAGCTGGGACGAGCAGCATGGACTTCGGGACGCCCACGCCGCAGAAACTGATGCCATTTCCTAGCCAGCTGGAGGTG gGTGCGGAGAAGCCAGCTGCACGACCCACCGCCTTCAAGCCAGTGCTGCCCCGCTCCGGCGCCATCCTCCACTCCTCCCCTGAGAATGGGGGAcacctctcccagcagctgcacgCCCCGGACAAAGCCaaggagcaggagctgaagcCGGTGCTGTGCTCGGGGGGGCTGTCCGACTCCGGCAGGAACTCCATGTCCAGCCTCCCCACCCAtagcaccagcagcagctacCAGCTCGACCCCCTCGTCACGCCCATGGGACCCATCAGCCGCTTCGGGGGCTCAGCCCACAACATCTTGCAGTGTGCCATCATCCAGGATAGCAACATGATGAGCCTCAAGGCCATGTCCTTCTCCGATGGGGGCAACAAGATCCTCAACCCTGGCAAAGCCCCCCACCACCATGCCGCCGAGAAGACCACTTGCATCCGTTCGCCCATCTCCACGGATGAGTCCACCatccaggagctggagcagaagctgctagagagggagggagagttGCAGGAGCTTCAGTCAAGCTTTGAGGAGAAAGAAGTCAGCTCCTGCCAGGCATACGAAGAGAAGCAGCGGCGCTGCAAGGAAGAGCTCGAGGGTCTCAAGCAGAAATGCAACAGCAAGCTCAAGCAAACCTCGCAGAAAACCCAGCGGACGCAGCAGGTCCTTCACCTCCaggtgtttcagctgcagcaggagaagcagcagctccggGAGGAGCTGGAGAACCTCATGAAGGAGCAAAACCTTCTGGAGACCAAGCTGAGGTCCTACGAGAAAGAGAAGACCAGCTTCGCCCCGGCGCTGGAGGAGACCCAGTGGGAG GTGTGCCAGAAGTCGGGGGAGATCTCCctcctgaagcagcagctgaaggagtCCCAGACAGAGCTCAACACCAAGACCACTGAGATCCTCAGCCTGAAGGCTCAGCTGAAGGAGGTGAGGGTGAAGATGGAAGGGCTGGAGATGAAGACCCAGGACCTGGAGGGCTCCCTGCGCACCAAAGCCATGGAGCTGGAGGTGTGTGAGAATGAGCTCCAGCGCAAGAAGAACGAGTCCGAGCTGCTGAGGGAGAAGGTGAATCTGCTAGAGCAGGAGATCGTGGACCTGCGGACGGAGCTCGCCATCCtcaaggagcagctgagcgaAGCCCGGGAGGTGGCCAGGCCCTGCGCTGTGGTGGACGATGCTCAAGcactgcagggagaggtggAGAGGCTGAGGGCAGAGCTGAAGGCTGAGCGGGACAACAATGAGCAGATGACCTCCGGCTTCCAGCACGAGCGGCAGACatggaaggaggagaaggagaaggtgatTCACtaccagaagcagctgcagcagagctacCTGCACATGTACAAGAGGAACCAGAATCTGGAGAAGATGCTCCAGCAGCTCGCTGCAGGGGAAGATGGCAAGGAGCCCATCGAGCTGGACATACCCGGTGCCGATGTCCCCTACGAGGACATCATCGCCACTGAGATCTGA
- the ATP6V1B2 gene encoding V-type proton ATPase subunit B, brain isoform: MAAVRAVRGLVNGAGPGGPREQVAALTRDYLSQPRLTYKTVSGVNGPLVILDQVKFPRYAEIVHLTLPDGTRRSGQVLEVSGSKAVVQVFEGTSGIDAKKTSCEFTGDILRTPVSEDMLGRVFNGSGKPIDRGPIVLAEDFLDIMGQPINPQCRIYPEEMIQTGISAIDGMNSIARGQKIPIFSAAGLPHNEIAAQICRQAGLVKKSKDVMDYSEENFAIVFAAMGVNMETARFFKSDFEENGSMDNVCLFLNLANDPTIERIITPRLALTTAEFLAYQCEKHVLVILTDMSSYAEALREVSAAREEVPGRRGFPGYMYTDLATIYERAGRVEGRNGSITQIPILTMPNDDITHPIPDLTGYITEGQIYVDRQLHNRQVYPPINVLPSLSRLMKSAIGEGMTRKDHADVSNQLYACYAIGKDVQAMKAVVGEEALTSDDLLYLEFLQKFEKNFIAQGPYENRTVYETLDIGWQLLRIFPKEMLKRIPQTTLAEFYPRDSTAKH; the protein is encoded by the exons cttATAAAACTGTATCAGGTGTGAACGGCCCCCTGGTTATTCTGGATCAAGTTAAG TTTCCTAGGTATGCAGAGATTGTCCACTTGACTCTTCCCGATGGCACAAGAAGAAGCGGGCAGGTTCTGGAAGTTAGTGGCTCCAAAGCTGTGGTTCAG GTATTTGAAGGAACTTCAGGTATTGATGCTAAGAAAACATCTTGTGAGTTTACCGGGGATATTCTTCGAACCCCTGTGTCTGAGGATATGCTTG GCAGAGTGTTTAATGGATCAGGCAAACCTATAGACAGAGGCCCCATTGTTTTAGCTGAAGATTTCCTTGACATAATGG gtCAGCCAATCAATCCCCAGTGTCGTATCTATCCAGAAGAAATGATTCAGACTGGCATTTCTGCTATAGATGGCATGAACAGTATTGCCAGGGGGCAGAAAATCCCCATATTCTCAGCTGCTGGCTTACCCCATAATGAG attGCAGCTCAGATATGTCGCCAAGCTGGCTTGGTGAAGAAATCCAAAGATGTGATGGACTACAGTGAAGAAAACTTTGCCATTGTGTTTGCTGCTATGGGT GTGAACATGGAAACTGCTCGGTTCTTCAAATCAGACTTTGAGGAAAACGGGTCCATGGATAATGTGTGTCTGTTCCTGAACCTGGCCAATGATCCAAC CATTGAACGTATTATCACACCTCGTCTGGCTCTAACAACAGCAGAGTTCTTGGCATATCAGTGTGAGAAGCATGTGTTGGTCATTCTGACTGATATGAGCTCCTATGCTGAAGCTCTGCGAGAG GTTTCAGCAGCTAGAGAGGAAGTGCCTGGCCGTCGTGGTTTCCCAGGTTACATGTACACTGACTTGGCTACTATATATGAGCGTGCTGGGCGTGTGGAAGGCAGAAATGGTTCCATTACTCAGATTCCTATTCTTACCATGCCCAACGATG ACATTACTCATCCTATCCCTGACTTGACTGGATACATCACTGAGGGACAAATCTATGTGGATAGGCAGCTGCATAACAGACAG GTTTACCCGCCTATTAATGTCTTGCCCTCCTTGTCTCGACTGATGAAGTCAGCGATTGGGGAGGGTATGACCAGGAAGGATCATGCAGATGTGTCCAACCAGCTG TATGCCTGCTATGCTATCGGAAAGGACGTACAGGCTATGAAGGCTGTAGTTGGTGAGGAAGCTCTTACCTCAGATGATCTTCTTTATCTGGAGTTTCTGCAGAAGTTTGAGAAGAACTTCATTGCTCAGG GTCCTTATGAAAATCGTACTGTTTATGAGACCTTGGACATTGGCTGGCAGCTTTTGCGAATCTTCCCCAAGGAGATGCTGAAGAGAATTCCTCAGACAACGCTGGCTGAGTTCTATCCTCGAGATTCGACTGCAAAACACTAG